The following proteins are co-located in the Spirosoma montaniterrae genome:
- a CDS encoding DUF1361 domain-containing protein encodes MRDLSYPLIYQPDKANGAMRPGRGLVALAGLAAVCIGLVAVRGLLTGNWWFFTTLTWNLFLAFFPLGVVLVLRDLRAAGFRQRALLLSSLAIWLAFLPNAPYLITDLFHIRSVGQPLLWFDTMTFFLFAQTGLLAGLYSLLVVHRMLRPLLGVWQTWAVVLLFQGLSGFGVYLGRFGRWNSWDVLAQPTSLLRAILLAYHDHLSIKLTLAYGFVLVALYVAFHWYVAYDKRT; translated from the coding sequence ATGAGAGATTTATCATACCCATTGATTTACCAGCCCGATAAGGCTAATGGCGCAATGAGACCGGGCCGTGGTTTGGTGGCACTGGCGGGTTTAGCGGCTGTTTGCATTGGCCTGGTGGCTGTACGAGGCTTGCTCACCGGCAACTGGTGGTTTTTTACGACCCTGACCTGGAATCTGTTTCTGGCGTTTTTTCCGCTGGGCGTGGTGCTGGTGCTGCGCGACCTGCGGGCGGCAGGGTTTCGGCAACGCGCTTTGTTGCTGAGCAGCTTAGCTATTTGGCTGGCGTTTTTGCCCAATGCTCCCTACCTCATCACCGACCTGTTTCATATTCGGTCGGTTGGGCAACCGCTACTTTGGTTCGACACCATGACGTTCTTTCTGTTTGCCCAAACGGGGCTGCTGGCCGGTCTATATTCGCTACTGGTTGTTCACCGGATGCTGCGTCCGTTGCTGGGGGTATGGCAAACGTGGGCCGTGGTGCTGTTATTCCAGGGATTGTCGGGCTTTGGCGTCTACCTCGGTCGGTTTGGGCGGTGGAATAGCTGGGACGTGCTGGCGCAACCTACGTCGCTGTTGCGGGCTATTCTATTGGCCTATCACGATCATCTGAGTATTAAACTAACGCTGGCCTACGGTTTTGTACTGGTTGCGTTGTACGTAGCTTTTCACTGGTACGTTGCGTATGATAAACGGACGTAA
- a CDS encoding diacylglycerol kinase family protein, translating into MINGRKVLRSFRFAGRGILDLFRYENNAKVHLLVAGLVVLAGFWLRLNRVEWAIVLTQIGLVWAAEAFNTAIEKLCDFVSPGLHPHIKTIKDLSSGAVLILALTAVAVGLVVLGGRLIEWLNG; encoded by the coding sequence ATGATAAACGGACGTAAAGTGCTACGTAGCTTCCGGTTTGCCGGTCGGGGCATTCTTGATTTGTTCCGTTACGAGAACAACGCAAAGGTGCATCTGCTCGTGGCTGGTCTGGTAGTGCTGGCTGGCTTCTGGCTACGATTGAACCGGGTCGAGTGGGCTATTGTACTTACACAAATCGGATTAGTCTGGGCCGCAGAAGCGTTTAACACCGCCATCGAGAAACTGTGCGATTTTGTGTCGCCGGGGCTGCACCCACACATCAAAACCATCAAAGACCTGTCGTCGGGTGCCGTATTGATCCTGGCCCTCACGGCGGTAGCAGTGGGACTGGTAGTACTGGGCGGCAGGCTGATTGAGTGGTTGAATGGTTGA
- a CDS encoding winged helix-turn-helix domain-containing protein, whose amino-acid sequence MKDLLAQFNKAFESKARLNIMSVLMVNDSLSFNALKELLGLTDGNLATHLRALEESGYIVVQKQFIGRKPNTTYSASDTGRQAFSDHLNALEEFIKSL is encoded by the coding sequence ATGAAAGACCTGCTGGCGCAATTCAATAAAGCCTTTGAGAGTAAAGCGCGGCTGAACATTATGTCGGTGCTAATGGTCAACGACAGCCTGAGTTTCAACGCGCTGAAAGAACTCCTCGGCCTAACCGACGGCAATCTCGCCACGCACCTGCGCGCGCTGGAAGAGTCGGGCTACATAGTCGTGCAGAAGCAGTTTATTGGCCGGAAACCCAACACAACCTATTCCGCCAGCGACACGGGCAGGCAGGCGTTTTCTGACCATCTCAACGCGCTGGAAGAGTTTATAAAAAGTCTGTAG